From Riemerella anatipestifer ATCC 11845 = DSM 15868, a single genomic window includes:
- a CDS encoding Crp/Fnr family transcriptional regulator yields MEKEHFLNHIREIISLSREEFDEIWEYFSVKNIRKKQFLVQEYQTSNEIYWVASGIFKSSFFDTDGKEHILQFASSGWWTGDFSAFYKQQKTQLSIECLENGSVLAITQQNMDILCQKFPLLERFFRIKTNFGYIALQERIISLITQSAKQRYQNFLEQYPHLVQKLPKQTIASYLGVSRETLSRLSLKE; encoded by the coding sequence TTGGAAAAGGAACACTTCTTAAATCATATCAGAGAAATCATCTCTCTTTCGAGGGAAGAGTTTGATGAAATTTGGGAATATTTTAGTGTTAAAAACATCAGAAAAAAACAATTCCTAGTACAAGAATACCAAACTTCTAATGAAATTTATTGGGTAGCGTCAGGAATTTTCAAATCCAGTTTCTTTGATACAGATGGTAAAGAACATATTCTCCAGTTTGCCTCTAGTGGATGGTGGACTGGAGATTTTTCCGCATTTTACAAGCAACAAAAAACACAACTTTCCATAGAATGTTTAGAAAACGGTAGCGTACTTGCCATTACTCAACAAAATATGGACATTCTTTGCCAAAAGTTTCCTCTATTAGAAAGATTTTTCAGAATCAAAACTAATTTCGGATATATTGCATTACAAGAACGCATCATTTCCCTTATAACACAATCTGCCAAACAACGCTACCAAAATTTCTTAGAACAATACCCTCATTTAGTACAAAAACTACCTAAACAAACCATTGCTAGTTATCTAGGCGTTTCTAGAGAAACTCTTAGCAGACTTTCTTTAAAGGAATAG